One window from the genome of Streptomyces sp. NBC_00287 encodes:
- a CDS encoding NACHT domain-containing protein, which produces MDPAVLGARLASGLVAPLVKKLFVREGPGAALVDRPVRLSALVSFRGEQRTLDRPALHKLSAELVRQSLKGDERPIYADEEQAVVHALADTLYALGDLTMTDVQAVDLGHEFLAASLRNASGHPDRELSYDAGQFYSRLLTTACLHIVHFFTQRSAFVARTLVEQSRRQRELIAKVDELIARTPPAGGTDTTFERRYLPYVTTKHGRLTIYGIDLANSPDRWPLDAAYLSLQALGPAEDDRATGPGGLHIAAAVSALPAEQALSEHDRVLLRGVAGSGKTTLVQWLAVTAARGERGDRIPFVLPLRTLVRRGLPAPDAFLSAAHVPFHANQPDGWTDRVLAAGRGLLLIDGIDEIPERERERTRHWLRDLLDVYPGNQWLVTSRPSAVREDWLAADGFTELALTPMSQDDVAAFIDRWHTAARIDAPDPERLDDYRRSLLDAVRTKPDLGRLATNPLMCGLICALHRDRRGYLPHGRKELYDAALSMLLARRDEERDMFPQGDPGGMSGGAFGGVFLTEPPQIQLLQRLAYWLIRNNQSELDRDRAERIIADVLPSLPVAGDQGDAGQILRYLLVRSGLLREPAAGTVEFVHRTFQDYLGAKAAVEDGDFGLLVRGAADEQWADVVRMAVAHARPRERADLLRDLSTAADRAEGAVSARLRLLALASLEHATELDPRVRAEVEANAASLIPPRTTEEARALASVGPLALELLPGPEGLDEEEARAVVVTASLIGTEAALPVLARFRTHPALAVRAQLTWTWHRFATRRYGEEVIAHLPEDELFFSAQSVEQLRFLRELGGRRSVQLAGDIAPDEISAGLNPGTTAELVIRDNDELRDLSCLSSLHQLVYLDLRGCFSLEDLAPLAGLPLSWLSLDLQPDLDLSALSGMPALTQLDLGIILEADSLDEALPRDLDLRYLRFTKSALMHTGLRGLHRFPSLKQLSLAKLYEPLSPEDCAEVARLPELDDLRIDWRHLGGWQGPPLPGITHLRLNNFQGTEDLSAVPTLFPALRSVTIVHAPEVAWVPEEILAPLPVPPVFKQVRGVV; this is translated from the coding sequence TTGGACCCGGCAGTACTCGGCGCCAGGCTCGCGTCCGGCCTGGTCGCTCCGCTGGTCAAGAAGCTGTTCGTCAGGGAGGGCCCGGGCGCCGCCCTGGTGGACCGGCCGGTCAGGCTCTCGGCGCTGGTGTCCTTCCGGGGCGAGCAGCGCACCCTGGACCGCCCCGCCCTGCACAAACTCTCCGCCGAGCTGGTCCGCCAGTCCCTCAAGGGCGACGAGCGGCCGATCTACGCCGACGAGGAGCAGGCCGTCGTACACGCCCTCGCCGACACCCTGTACGCCCTGGGCGACCTCACCATGACCGACGTACAGGCGGTGGACCTCGGGCACGAGTTCCTGGCCGCGAGCCTGCGCAACGCGAGCGGCCACCCGGACCGCGAACTCTCCTACGACGCCGGGCAGTTCTACAGCCGTCTGCTCACCACGGCCTGTCTGCACATCGTGCACTTCTTCACCCAGCGGTCCGCCTTTGTCGCCCGCACCCTCGTCGAACAGTCCCGGCGGCAGCGGGAACTCATCGCCAAGGTCGACGAACTGATCGCCCGCACCCCACCCGCCGGCGGCACCGACACCACCTTCGAACGGCGCTATCTGCCCTACGTCACCACCAAGCACGGCCGGCTCACGATCTACGGCATCGACCTGGCCAACTCTCCCGACCGCTGGCCCCTGGACGCCGCCTACCTCAGCCTCCAGGCCCTCGGCCCCGCCGAGGACGACCGCGCCACCGGCCCCGGCGGGCTGCACATCGCCGCCGCCGTCAGCGCGCTCCCCGCCGAACAGGCCCTCTCGGAGCACGACCGGGTGCTGCTGCGCGGGGTCGCGGGGTCCGGCAAGACCACGCTCGTGCAGTGGCTCGCGGTGACCGCGGCCCGTGGGGAGCGCGGCGACCGGATCCCGTTCGTGCTGCCGCTGCGCACCCTGGTCCGCCGAGGCCTTCCGGCGCCGGACGCCTTCCTGTCCGCCGCGCACGTCCCGTTCCACGCGAACCAGCCGGACGGCTGGACGGACCGGGTCCTGGCCGCCGGGCGCGGCCTGCTGTTGATCGACGGTATCGACGAGATCCCCGAACGCGAGCGGGAACGCACCCGCCACTGGCTGCGCGACCTCCTCGACGTCTACCCCGGCAACCAGTGGCTGGTCACCTCCCGCCCCTCCGCCGTACGCGAGGACTGGCTCGCCGCGGACGGCTTCACCGAGCTGGCGCTCACCCCGATGAGCCAGGACGACGTGGCCGCGTTCATCGACCGCTGGCACACCGCGGCCCGGATCGACGCGCCCGATCCGGAGCGCCTGGACGACTACCGGCGCTCCCTCCTCGACGCCGTCCGCACCAAGCCGGACCTCGGGCGGCTCGCCACCAACCCCCTGATGTGCGGCCTGATCTGCGCCCTGCACCGGGACCGGCGCGGCTATCTCCCGCACGGACGCAAGGAGTTGTACGACGCGGCCCTGTCGATGCTGCTGGCGCGGCGGGACGAGGAGCGGGACATGTTCCCGCAGGGGGACCCCGGTGGCATGTCCGGGGGCGCGTTCGGGGGCGTGTTCCTCACGGAGCCGCCGCAGATCCAGCTCCTCCAGCGCCTGGCGTACTGGCTGATCCGTAACAACCAGTCCGAGCTGGACCGCGACCGCGCCGAACGGATCATCGCCGACGTCCTGCCGTCCCTGCCGGTCGCGGGCGACCAGGGTGACGCCGGGCAGATCCTGCGCTATCTCCTGGTCCGCAGCGGCCTGCTGCGCGAACCGGCCGCCGGGACCGTGGAGTTCGTCCACCGCACCTTCCAGGACTACCTGGGCGCGAAGGCGGCCGTGGAGGACGGCGACTTCGGACTGCTGGTGCGGGGCGCGGCGGACGAGCAGTGGGCGGATGTGGTGCGGATGGCGGTGGCGCATGCGCGGCCGCGCGAACGGGCGGATCTGCTACGGGACTTGAGTACGGCAGCTGATCGGGCCGAGGGTGCCGTCAGCGCCCGGCTGCGGCTGCTGGCGCTGGCCTCGCTGGAGCACGCGACGGAGCTCGATCCCCGGGTCCGCGCAGAGGTCGAGGCGAACGCGGCCTCGCTCATCCCGCCCCGCACCACGGAGGAGGCCCGCGCCCTGGCCTCCGTAGGACCGCTCGCCCTGGAGCTGCTGCCCGGCCCGGAGGGGCTGGACGAGGAGGAGGCGCGGGCGGTCGTCGTAACGGCCTCGCTCATCGGCACGGAGGCGGCGCTGCCGGTGCTGGCGCGGTTCCGGACCCATCCGGCGCTCGCCGTGCGGGCTCAACTGACCTGGACCTGGCATCGGTTCGCGACCCGGCGGTACGGCGAGGAAGTCATCGCGCATCTGCCGGAGGACGAACTGTTCTTCAGTGCGCAGTCGGTGGAGCAGTTGCGGTTTCTGCGGGAGCTGGGCGGGAGGCGCTCCGTGCAGCTGGCCGGTGACATCGCGCCGGATGAGATCAGCGCCGGGCTCAACCCCGGGACGACGGCGGAGCTGGTCATCCGGGACAACGACGAGCTGCGGGACCTGAGCTGTCTGTCGTCCCTGCACCAGCTCGTCTATCTGGACCTCCGCGGGTGCTTCTCCCTGGAAGACCTGGCCCCCCTGGCCGGCCTCCCCCTGTCCTGGCTGTCCCTGGACCTGCAGCCCGACCTGGATCTGTCCGCCCTCTCCGGTATGCCGGCCCTGACCCAGCTCGACCTCGGCATCATCCTGGAGGCCGACTCCCTGGACGAGGCGCTTCCCAGGGACCTGGACCTGCGCTATCTACGCTTCACCAAGTCGGCGCTCATGCATACCGGCCTGCGCGGACTGCACCGCTTTCCCTCACTGAAGCAGCTGAGCCTGGCCAAGCTGTACGAACCGCTCTCCCCCGAGGACTGCGCGGAGGTCGCCCGGCTCCCTGAGCTGGACGACCTGCGCATCGACTGGCGGCACCTGGGCGGCTGGCAGGGCCCACCCCTGCCCGGCATCACCCATCTGCGCCTGAACAACTTCCAGGGCACCGAGGACCTCTCGGCCGTCCCGACCCTGTTCCCTGCTCTCCGCTCGGTCACCATCGTCCACGCCCCAGAGGTCGCCTGGGTCCCCGAGGAGATCCTCGCCCCCCTCCCGGTGCCCCCCGTCTTCAAGCAGGTCCGCGGCGTCGTGTGA
- a CDS encoding M23 family metallopeptidase has translation MSQRVSVRSSRTSTLRTRVAAVAAALGASVVLGAGVAQAAQPAAAQTAVTAKATKATKAAKAVSWVKPVKKYTKSASYAANGAMWQSTHSGQDFAVASGTQVYAAHGGTVVKAGGNGAGDGPAYGNAVVIKHGNGTYSQYAHLSKIQVKAGQIVKTGQRIALSGNTGNSSGPHLHFEIRTTANYGTAVDPVAFLRAKGLSL, from the coding sequence ATGTCCCAGCGCGTCTCCGTCCGTTCTTCCCGTACGTCCACGCTCCGCACCCGCGTCGCCGCCGTGGCCGCCGCCCTGGGGGCGTCGGTCGTGCTGGGGGCCGGAGTCGCCCAGGCCGCGCAGCCCGCCGCCGCCCAGACCGCCGTGACCGCGAAGGCCACCAAGGCCACCAAGGCCGCCAAGGCCGTCTCCTGGGTCAAGCCGGTGAAGAAGTACACGAAGTCCGCGAGCTACGCCGCGAACGGCGCCATGTGGCAGTCCACCCACAGCGGTCAGGACTTCGCCGTCGCCTCCGGCACCCAGGTCTACGCGGCGCACGGCGGCACGGTCGTCAAGGCCGGCGGCAACGGCGCCGGTGACGGTCCCGCCTACGGCAACGCCGTCGTCATCAAGCACGGCAACGGCACGTACTCCCAGTACGCCCACCTGTCGAAGATCCAGGTGAAGGCCGGCCAGATCGTCAAGACCGGCCAGCGCATCGCCCTGTCCGGCAACACCGGCAACTCCAGCGGCCCGCACCTGCACTTCGAGATCCGTACGACGGCGAACTACGGCACGGCCGTCGACCCGGTCGCCTTCCTGCGCGCCAAGGGCCTGTCGCTCTAA
- a CDS encoding TetR/AcrR family transcriptional regulator, whose protein sequence is MGGMGDTDGTKQRRRGNTRQRIQDVALELFAEQGYEKTSLREIAERLDVTKAALYYHFKTKEEILVSIYDDLTQPILDLIEWGKGQPHTLETKQEIVRRYNDALTDAAPLFRFMQENQATVRELRVGETFKERMQGLREIIIDPGAELVDQVRYVSAIFTLHAGMFFLQDLDADPEDKREAVLEVAMDLVTQAHRGGEKR, encoded by the coding sequence ATGGGCGGCATGGGCGACACGGACGGCACCAAGCAGCGGCGCCGCGGTAACACCCGTCAGCGCATCCAGGACGTGGCGCTCGAACTCTTCGCCGAGCAGGGGTACGAGAAGACCTCACTGCGGGAGATCGCCGAGCGCCTGGACGTCACCAAGGCGGCGCTCTACTACCACTTCAAGACCAAGGAAGAGATCCTGGTCAGCATCTACGACGATCTGACGCAGCCGATCCTCGACCTGATCGAGTGGGGCAAGGGCCAGCCGCACACCCTGGAGACGAAGCAGGAGATCGTACGGCGCTACAACGACGCCCTGACCGACGCCGCCCCCCTCTTCCGCTTCATGCAGGAGAACCAGGCGACGGTACGGGAGCTGCGCGTCGGCGAGACGTTCAAGGAACGCATGCAGGGCCTGCGCGAGATCATCATCGACCCGGGCGCGGAACTCGTCGACCAGGTCCGCTACGTCAGCGCGATCTTCACCCTGCACGCGGGGATGTTCTTCCTCCAGGACCTCGACGCCGATCCCGAGGACAAGCGCGAGGCGGTGCTGGAGGTCGCGATGGACCTGGTGACTCAGGCCCACCGCGGTGGCGAAAAGCGTTAG
- a CDS encoding MDR family MFS transporter: MAHTQAVDAVAVDAVPEKQPRSVRVVLLALMITMMLAMLDNMIIGTAMPTIVGELGGLEHLSWVVTAYTLATAASTPLWGKLGDMYGRKGVFMSSIVLFLIGSALSGMAQDMGQLIGFRAVQGLGAGGLMVGVMAIIGDLIPPRERGKYQGMMAGVMALAMIGGPLVGGTITDHWGWRWSFYINLPLGIVALLAISAVLQLPKKRAQARIDYPGAALLTVGITAIVLVTTWGGTEYAWTSARIMELIGIGVAALVGFVFWQTKAAEPVLPLHIFRSRNFTLMSIIGFIAGFVMFGATLFLPLYQQSVQGASATNSGLLLLPMLGAMLVTSMVAGRVTTNSGRYYVFPVAGSALMVVGLYLLSTMDTGTSRFTSGVFMAVVGLGMGCLMQITMLVAQNSVEMKDMGVASSSTTLFRTLGSSFGVAIMGALFNNRVQDVMAERAGALGSKVTEQSAQLDAASLAKLPEAAREAYQHAVSSGTHSAFLLGAVVAVVSLIAAVFVKEVPLKGAGPKEETV; encoded by the coding sequence ATGGCGCACACACAGGCCGTGGACGCGGTGGCCGTGGACGCGGTACCGGAGAAACAGCCCAGGAGCGTGCGGGTGGTCCTGCTCGCTCTCATGATCACGATGATGCTGGCGATGCTCGACAACATGATCATCGGTACGGCGATGCCGACGATCGTGGGTGAACTGGGAGGGCTGGAACACCTCTCCTGGGTCGTCACCGCGTACACCCTCGCCACTGCCGCCTCCACCCCGCTGTGGGGCAAGCTCGGCGACATGTACGGGCGCAAGGGCGTCTTCATGAGCTCGATCGTGCTCTTCCTGATCGGCTCCGCGCTCAGCGGCATGGCCCAGGACATGGGCCAGCTGATCGGATTCCGGGCCGTGCAGGGCCTTGGCGCCGGCGGACTCATGGTCGGCGTGATGGCGATCATCGGTGACCTGATTCCGCCCCGTGAGCGCGGCAAGTACCAGGGCATGATGGCCGGCGTCATGGCGCTCGCGATGATCGGCGGTCCGCTGGTCGGCGGCACCATCACCGACCACTGGGGCTGGCGCTGGTCCTTCTACATCAACCTGCCGCTCGGCATCGTCGCCCTGCTCGCCATCAGCGCGGTCCTGCAGCTGCCGAAGAAGCGGGCTCAGGCGCGGATCGACTATCCGGGCGCCGCGCTGCTGACCGTCGGCATCACCGCGATCGTGCTGGTCACCACCTGGGGCGGCACGGAGTACGCCTGGACGTCCGCGCGGATCATGGAGCTGATCGGCATCGGGGTCGCCGCGCTCGTCGGGTTCGTGTTCTGGCAGACCAAGGCCGCCGAGCCGGTGCTGCCGCTGCACATCTTCCGCAGCCGCAACTTCACGCTGATGTCGATCATCGGTTTCATCGCCGGATTCGTGATGTTCGGCGCCACGCTCTTCCTGCCGCTCTACCAGCAGTCCGTGCAGGGCGCGTCCGCCACCAACTCCGGGCTGCTGCTCCTGCCGATGCTCGGCGCGATGCTGGTGACCTCGATGGTCGCTGGCCGGGTGACCACCAACTCCGGCCGGTACTACGTCTTCCCGGTCGCCGGCAGTGCCCTGATGGTCGTCGGCCTGTATCTGCTGTCCACGATGGACACCGGGACCTCCCGGTTCACCTCCGGGGTGTTCATGGCCGTGGTCGGACTCGGCATGGGCTGTCTGATGCAGATCACCATGCTGGTCGCGCAGAACAGCGTGGAGATGAAGGACATGGGCGTCGCGTCCTCCTCCACCACCCTCTTCCGTACGCTCGGCTCCTCGTTCGGTGTCGCGATCATGGGCGCGCTGTTCAACAACCGGGTCCAGGACGTCATGGCCGAGCGGGCCGGGGCGCTCGGCTCCAAGGTGACCGAGCAGTCCGCGCAACTGGACGCGGCGAGCCTGGCGAAGCTGCCGGAGGCGGCGCGGGAGGCGTACCAGCACGCGGTGTCCTCGGGCACGCACTCGGCGTTCCTGCTCGGGGCCGTGGTCGCGGTGGTCTCGCTGATCGCGGCGGTCTTCGTGAAGGAGGTCCCGCTGAAGGGGGCGGGCCCCAAGGAGGAGACCGTCTGA
- the cseC gene encoding two-component system sensor histidine kinase CseC, whose translation MRGITWRRADLRAADIRTGLKWKLSAAIALVGALVAVALSLVVHNAARVSMLDNARDLADERIQIAARNYELSSRPNFPGVKVDDPELPAPLREKVRQGRRATYVTDSPGGGPDIWAAVPVQDGTVLSLHTGFTDRSTDILKDLDQALVIGSIAVVLGGSAIGVLIGGQMSRRLRKAAVAAGQVAKGEPDVRVRDAIGGVVRDETDDLARAVDAMADALQQRLEAERRVTADIAHELRTPVTGLLTAAELLPPGRPTELVLDRAKAMRTLVEDVLEVARLDGASERAELQDILLGEFITRRVAAKDPDVEVRVVHESEVTTDPRRLERVLFNLLANASRHGKPPIEVTVEGRVIRVRDHGPGFPEALLADGPSRFRTGSSDRAGRGHGLGLTIAAGQARVLGARLTFRNIRPAGAPEGVPAEGAVAVLWLPEHAPTNTGSYPMLP comes from the coding sequence ATGCGGGGGATCACCTGGCGCCGTGCGGATCTGCGCGCGGCCGATATCCGTACCGGGCTGAAGTGGAAGCTCAGCGCGGCCATCGCGCTGGTCGGCGCGCTGGTGGCGGTCGCGCTCAGCCTGGTCGTGCACAACGCCGCGCGCGTGTCGATGCTGGACAACGCGCGCGATCTCGCCGACGAGCGCATCCAGATCGCCGCCCGCAACTACGAGCTGTCGTCGCGCCCGAACTTCCCGGGTGTCAAGGTCGACGACCCGGAGCTGCCCGCTCCGCTGCGGGAGAAGGTACGGCAGGGGCGGCGGGCGACCTATGTCACCGACTCGCCCGGCGGCGGTCCTGACATCTGGGCGGCCGTGCCGGTGCAGGACGGGACCGTGCTGTCGCTACACACCGGGTTCACCGACCGCAGCACCGACATCCTGAAAGACCTCGACCAGGCCCTGGTGATCGGCTCCATCGCGGTCGTCCTCGGCGGCAGCGCGATCGGTGTGCTGATCGGCGGGCAGATGTCACGCCGGCTGCGCAAGGCGGCGGTCGCGGCGGGGCAGGTCGCCAAGGGCGAGCCGGACGTACGGGTGCGGGACGCGATCGGCGGGGTCGTACGGGACGAGACCGATGACCTCGCGCGGGCCGTGGACGCCATGGCGGACGCGCTTCAGCAGCGGCTCGAGGCGGAGCGGCGGGTCACGGCCGACATCGCGCACGAGCTGCGTACGCCGGTGACGGGGCTGCTGACCGCGGCGGAACTGCTGCCGCCGGGGCGGCCGACCGAGCTGGTCCTGGACCGGGCGAAGGCCATGCGCACGCTGGTGGAGGACGTCCTGGAGGTGGCCCGGCTCGACGGGGCCTCGGAGCGGGCGGAGTTGCAGGACATCCTGCTGGGCGAGTTCATCACCCGGCGGGTCGCGGCGAAGGATCCGGACGTCGAGGTCCGGGTCGTGCACGAGTCGGAGGTCACCACCGACCCCCGGCGCCTGGAGCGCGTGCTGTTCAACCTGCTCGCCAATGCCTCCCGGCACGGCAAGCCGCCGATCGAGGTCACCGTCGAGGGGCGGGTCATCCGGGTCCGCGACCACGGTCCCGGGTTCCCCGAGGCCCTCCTCGCCGACGGTCCGAGCCGCTTCCGCACCGGGAGCAGCGACCGGGCCGGACGCGGGCACGGCCTGGGCCTGACCATCGCGGCCGGCCAGGCCCGGGTGCTGGGCGCACGGCTGACATTCCGCAACATCCGCCCGGCCGGTGCCCCGGAGGGCGTACCGGCGGAGGGGGCGGTGGCGGTGCTGTGGCTGCCGGAGCACGCGCCGACGAACACGGGCAGCTATCCGATGCTGCCCTAA
- the cseB gene encoding two-component system response regulator CseB, with protein sequence MADQTHVLFVEDDDVIREATQLALERDGFAVTAMPDGLSGLEAFRADRPDIALLDVMVPGLDGVSLCRRIRDESTVPVIMLSARADSIDVVLGLEAGADDYVTKPFDGAVLVARIRAVLRRFGHASGGVQAEEPGATATGGVLTFGELEIDTEGMEVRRAGQPVALTPTEMRLLLEFSSAPGTVLSRDKLLERVWDYGWGGDTRVVDVHVQRLRTKIGQDRIETVRGFGYKLKA encoded by the coding sequence ATGGCAGACCAGACCCACGTTCTGTTCGTCGAGGACGACGACGTCATCCGCGAGGCCACCCAGCTCGCCCTGGAGCGGGACGGCTTCGCGGTGACCGCCATGCCCGACGGGCTGTCGGGCCTGGAGGCGTTCCGGGCGGATCGCCCCGACATCGCCCTGCTGGACGTCATGGTCCCCGGGTTGGACGGTGTCAGCCTGTGCCGGCGGATCCGGGACGAGTCGACCGTGCCGGTGATCATGCTGTCGGCGCGGGCCGACTCCATCGACGTCGTGCTGGGCCTGGAGGCCGGCGCGGACGACTACGTCACCAAGCCGTTCGACGGTGCCGTGCTCGTCGCGCGTATCCGCGCGGTGCTGCGCCGCTTCGGGCATGCGAGCGGCGGCGTCCAGGCCGAGGAGCCGGGGGCGACGGCGACCGGTGGGGTGCTGACCTTCGGTGAACTGGAGATCGACACCGAGGGCATGGAGGTGCGCCGGGCCGGTCAGCCGGTCGCGCTCACGCCCACCGAGATGCGGCTGCTGCTGGAGTTCTCCTCCGCGCCGGGCACGGTGCTCTCCCGGGACAAGCTCCTGGAGCGGGTGTGGGACTACGGCTGGGGCGGGGACACCCGGGTCGTCGACGTCCATGTGCAGCGGCTGCGTACAAAGATCGGCCAGGACCGGATCGAGACGGTCCGCGGCTTCGGCTACAAGCTCAAGGCCTGA
- a CDS encoding SigE family RNA polymerase sigma factor: MAQGEVLEFEEYVRTRQDALLRSARRLVPDPVDAQDLLQTALVRTYGRWETIEDKRLADAYLRRVMINTRTEWWRARKLEEVPTEQLPDASVDDSTEQHADRALLMDVMKVLAPKQRSVVVLRHWEQMSTEETAAALGMSAGTVKSTLHRALARLREELESRDLDARALEREERERCAA, translated from the coding sequence ATGGCGCAGGGCGAGGTGCTCGAGTTCGAGGAGTACGTCCGCACCCGGCAGGACGCGCTGCTGCGCAGTGCCCGCCGGCTGGTCCCGGACCCCGTGGACGCCCAGGACCTCCTCCAGACGGCGCTGGTACGGACGTACGGCCGCTGGGAGACCATCGAGGACAAGCGGCTCGCGGACGCCTATCTGCGCCGGGTGATGATCAACACGCGGACCGAGTGGTGGCGGGCCCGCAAGCTGGAGGAGGTGCCGACCGAGCAGCTCCCGGACGCCTCGGTCGACGACTCCACCGAGCAGCACGCGGACCGCGCCCTGTTGATGGACGTCATGAAGGTGCTCGCCCCCAAGCAGCGCAGTGTGGTCGTGCTGCGACACTGGGAGCAGATGTCCACGGAGGAGACGGCCGCCGCCCTCGGCATGTCGGCCGGAACGGTCAAGAGCACGCTGCACCGGGCGCTCGCCCGGCTCCGCGAGGAGCTGGAGAGCCGCGATCTGGACGCACGCGCGCTGGAGCGTGAGGAGCGGGAGCGTTGCGCGGCCTAG
- a CDS encoding A/G-specific adenine glycosylase produces the protein MTAPTKSDAPESLSGASPLHSPVIDWFDDHARDLPWRRSEAGPWGVMVSEFMLQQTPVNRVQPVYEQWLARWPRPADLAAEAPGEAVRAWGRLGYPRRALRLHGAAVAITERHGGDVPTDHAQLLALPGIGEYTAAAVASFAYGQRHPVLDTNVRRVFARAVTGVQYPPNATTAAERKLARALLPEDEPTAARWAAASMELGALVCTAKNESCHRCPIAAQCAWRLAGKPEHEGPPRRGQTYAGTDRQVRGKLLAVLREAHAPVPQTALDRVWHEPVQRARALDGLVADGLVEPLPGGLYRLPLT, from the coding sequence ATGACTGCGCCCACGAAGTCCGACGCCCCCGAGTCCCTCAGCGGAGCGTCCCCGCTGCACTCCCCCGTCATCGACTGGTTCGACGACCACGCCCGTGATCTGCCCTGGCGGCGGTCCGAGGCCGGGCCGTGGGGGGTGATGGTCAGTGAGTTCATGCTCCAGCAGACGCCGGTGAACCGGGTCCAGCCCGTCTACGAGCAGTGGCTGGCCCGCTGGCCGCGCCCCGCCGACCTGGCCGCCGAGGCTCCGGGCGAGGCCGTCCGCGCCTGGGGCCGGCTCGGCTATCCGCGCCGCGCGCTCAGACTGCACGGCGCCGCGGTCGCGATAACGGAACGGCACGGCGGCGACGTACCGACCGATCACGCCCAGCTCCTGGCGCTGCCCGGCATCGGGGAGTACACGGCGGCCGCGGTCGCCTCCTTCGCGTACGGGCAGCGGCACCCGGTGCTCGACACCAACGTCCGCCGGGTCTTCGCCCGGGCGGTGACCGGCGTGCAGTACCCGCCGAACGCCACCACCGCCGCCGAGCGCAAGCTGGCCCGCGCGCTGCTGCCCGAGGACGAGCCGACCGCCGCGCGCTGGGCCGCCGCCTCCATGGAGCTGGGCGCGCTGGTGTGCACGGCGAAGAACGAGTCGTGCCACCGCTGCCCGATCGCCGCGCAGTGCGCCTGGCGGCTCGCGGGCAAGCCGGAGCACGAGGGACCGCCGCGCCGCGGCCAGACCTACGCCGGCACCGACCGCCAGGTGCGCGGCAAGCTGCTCGCCGTCCTGCGCGAGGCCCACGCGCCCGTGCCGCAGACGGCCCTGGACCGCGTATGGCACGAACCGGTACAGCGCGCCCGGGCGCTGGACGGACTGGTCGCGGACGGACTGGTGGAGCCACTGCCGGGTGGTTTGTATCGGCTCCCGTTGACCTGA
- the disA gene encoding DNA integrity scanning diadenylate cyclase DisA, with the protein MAANDRAAAPGKSGGSSGADGLMRASLSAVAPGTALRDGLERILRGNTGGLIVLGSDKTVEAMCTGGFVLDVEFTATRLRELCKLDGGIVLSSDLSKILRAGVQLVPDPTIPTEETGTRHRTADRVSKQVGFPVVSVSQSMRLIALYVDGQRRVLEDSAAILSRANQALATLERYKLRLDEVAGTLSALEIEDLVTVRDVSAVAQRLEMVRRIATEIAEYVVELGTDGRLLALQLDELIAGVEPERELVVRDYVPEPTAKRSRTVEEALYELDALSHAELLELPTVARALGYTGSPEALDSAVSPRGFRLLAKVPRLPGAIIDRLVEHFGGLQKLLAASVDDLQTVDGVGEARARSVREGLSRLAESSILERYV; encoded by the coding sequence GTGGCAGCCAACGACCGGGCAGCAGCTCCCGGAAAGTCCGGTGGGAGCTCCGGTGCCGATGGCCTGATGCGCGCCTCACTGAGCGCCGTGGCACCCGGCACGGCCCTGCGCGACGGCCTTGAGCGGATCCTCCGCGGCAACACCGGAGGGCTTATCGTGCTGGGCTCCGACAAGACCGTCGAGGCCATGTGCACGGGTGGATTCGTGCTGGATGTCGAGTTCACGGCGACCCGGCTGCGGGAGCTGTGCAAGCTGGACGGCGGCATCGTGCTCTCCTCCGACCTGTCGAAGATCCTTCGTGCCGGTGTGCAGCTGGTGCCGGATCCGACGATCCCCACGGAAGAGACGGGCACACGGCACCGTACGGCGGACCGGGTCAGCAAGCAGGTCGGGTTCCCCGTCGTCTCCGTCTCCCAGTCCATGCGGCTGATCGCCCTGTACGTCGACGGGCAGCGGCGGGTGCTGGAGGACTCCGCGGCGATTCTGTCCCGGGCGAATCAGGCGCTGGCGACCCTTGAGCGGTACAAGCTGCGCCTTGACGAGGTCGCGGGAACGTTGTCAGCGCTGGAGATCGAGGACCTTGTGACGGTCCGGGATGTCTCGGCGGTGGCGCAGCGGCTGGAGATGGTGCGGCGGATCGCTACCGAAATCGCCGAGTATGTGGTGGAGCTGGGTACCGACGGGCGGCTTCTCGCGCTTCAGCTGGACGAGTTGATCGCGGGTGTGGAGCCCGAGCGGGAGCTCGTGGTCCGGGACTATGTGCCCGAGCCGACGGCCAAGCGGTCCCGTACGGTCGAGGAGGCGCTGTACGAGCTGGACGCGCTGAGCCATGCGGAGCTGTTGGAACTGCCCACGGTGGCTCGGGCGTTGGGGTACACAGGGTCGCCCGAAGCGCTGGACTCCGCGGTGTCGCCGCGTGGGTTCCGGCTGCTGGCGAAGGTGCCTCGGCTGCCCGGGGCGATCATCGACCGGCTGGTGGAGCACTTCGGCGGGCTGCAGAAGCTGCTCGCCGCGAGCGTGGACGATCTGCAGACCGTGGACGGCGTCGGCGAGGCGCGGGCGCGGAGCGTGCGCGAGGGGCTGTCGCGGTTGGCGGAGTCTTCGATTCTCGAGAGGTACGTCTAG